In Ischnura elegans chromosome 6, ioIscEleg1.1, whole genome shotgun sequence, one genomic interval encodes:
- the LOC124161452 gene encoding uncharacterized protein LOC124161452 yields MSPKAERILERASKALVRERIHDKRRLLDANAKHGKNLHLWLSTKLSPSDWEFIDRITMATAESLLTQETERLNKKFDHLQARRPKAPAIDQKRVVVNLTDTEIDDSTRAVLSKGLNFAPAPHKIPIKDIIGGIAQAVRKVSHDVAEEIRNEVSTFLKKAKPPKANLKPSELSALRRLTRNKDITILPADKGNATVIMKTEDYRRKTLDLLDDAAYRILPRDPTESITKRKFELIKKSNIPEEISRNLRPPAPAPPRMNGLPKIHKDDFEEHALISAPLRPKYFYRYVDDTFVIWPHRVDTLKPFLDHMNSRHPSIQFTMESEKEGRLPFLDILVQRKEDESLSHKIELTL; encoded by the exons ATGTCGCCAAAAGCAGAACGGATCCTTGAGCGTGCTAGCAAAGCCTTAGTCCGGGAAAGGATTCATGACAAGAGAAGACTACTGGACGCCAACGCCAAACACGGGAAAAATCTTCACCTGTGGCTGTCCACAAAACTCTCACCCTCCGATTGGGAGTTTATTGACCGAATCACAATGGCCACGGCAGAATCACTCCTGACGCAAGAAACGGAGAGATTGAATAAGAAATTTGATCATCTACAAGCACGTCGGCCAAAGGCACCAGCAATCGACCAAAAACGAGTGGTAGTGAACCTAACTGACACTGAAATTGATGACTCCACCAGAGCGGTTCTCTCCAAAGGATTGAACTTTGCACCAGCGCCGCATAAGATTCCTATCAAAGACATCATTGGGGGGATAGCACAGGCGGTGAGGAAAGTTTCTCATGATGTAgcagaagaaataaggaatgaagTCTCCACGTTCCTCAAAAAGGCCAAACCGCCCAAGGCTAATCTTAAGCCAAGTGAACTCTCTGCCCTTCGGAGACTCACAAGGAACAAAGACATCACCATTTTGCCGGCAGACAAGGGAAACGCGACCGTCATTATGAAAACGGAAGACTATCGCAGGAAAACGTTAGACCTTCTGGACGATGCGGCGTACCGGATTTTGCCACGGGACCCCACAGAATCAATAACGAAACGGAAATTTGAACTCATCAAGAAATCAAACATCCCCGAGGAGATTTCACGGAACTTGCGGCCACCGGCACCAGCTCCACCACGGATGAATGGTCTACCGAAGATCCATAAGGATG attttgaggagCATGCGCTCATCTCGGCTCCCCTCCGGCCAAAATACTTTTATCGCTACGTGGACGATACCTTTGTCATCTGGCCACATAGGGTTGACACCCTGAAGCCTTTTTTGGACCACATGAACAGCCGACATCCGAGCATCCAATTCACCATGGAATcggagaaagaaggaagattgCCATTCCTTGACATATTGGTGcaaaggaaagaagatgagagttTGAGCCATAAG ATTGAATTGACTTTATGA